From Neobacillus sp. PS2-9, the proteins below share one genomic window:
- a CDS encoding ABC-F family ATP-binding cassette domain-containing protein — translation MILLQVNQLQKYYGADLILSNIKLELQTRDRVALVGRNGAGKSTLLKIIAGHLSHDGGEIIKPKEVTIGYLAQNTGLESKLTIWDEMLTVFEPLQIMEKSLRKLEEQMAEPSVFEDPSKYERVLKEYDTLQVQFKEQGGYQFEADIRSVLHGLNFQDHSLMIASLSGGQKTRLALGKLLLTKPDILILDEPTNHLDIDTLSWLEQYLQGYDGAILIVSHDRYFLDKVVNQVYEVSRKQIQRFPGNYSSYLEQKAANYERNLKVYEKQQQEVANLQDFIQRNLARASTTKQAQSRRKKLEKMDIMDRPLGDEKSATFAFEIERQTGNDVLTVDSLAVGYSGEKVSEAISFRAFKGESIALVGPNGIGKSTLLKTIIKKLPALAGTIHYGTNLSIGYYDQEQAELTSNKRVLNELWDDYPLKNEKEIRTVLGNFLFSGDDVLKIVSTLSGGEKARLALAKLMLEKANVLILDEPTNHLDLDSKEVLENALIDYPGTILFVSHDRYFINRIATKVLELSRHGSMEYLGDYDYYLEKKLEQEELAALALAESSKKAAQQEAFEKNSYQQDKESKKLERQRKRKLEEIELRIEELEEQIQECEQQLCNPEVFQNHEKVLEINIKSEKAKAELEHLMEEWAELAD, via the coding sequence CAAAAGAAGTAACCATTGGGTACTTAGCTCAAAACACAGGATTAGAATCCAAATTGACCATTTGGGACGAAATGTTAACCGTATTTGAACCCCTTCAAATCATGGAAAAATCGCTCCGCAAACTGGAAGAGCAAATGGCCGAGCCTTCTGTGTTTGAAGACCCAAGCAAGTACGAACGGGTGCTGAAAGAATATGATACCCTCCAGGTACAATTCAAGGAACAGGGCGGATACCAGTTTGAAGCTGACATTCGCTCGGTTCTACACGGTTTAAATTTCCAGGATCATTCTCTCATGATTGCTAGTTTAAGCGGTGGTCAAAAAACCCGCCTTGCTTTGGGGAAATTACTGCTAACAAAACCTGATATTTTAATATTGGACGAGCCTACCAACCATCTGGATATTGATACCCTTTCATGGCTGGAGCAATATTTGCAGGGGTATGATGGCGCGATCTTAATCGTCTCTCATGACCGCTACTTCTTAGATAAAGTCGTGAATCAGGTCTATGAAGTATCCCGCAAGCAAATCCAACGTTTTCCGGGTAACTATAGTTCTTACCTTGAACAAAAAGCGGCCAATTATGAGCGCAATTTGAAGGTTTATGAAAAACAACAGCAAGAGGTCGCTAATTTACAGGATTTTATCCAACGGAATCTAGCGAGAGCGTCCACCACCAAACAAGCGCAAAGCCGCCGGAAAAAGCTTGAGAAAATGGACATAATGGACCGACCTCTTGGTGATGAAAAGTCTGCCACTTTCGCTTTTGAAATTGAAAGACAAACCGGGAATGATGTATTAACTGTCGATTCTCTTGCTGTGGGCTACAGTGGTGAGAAGGTATCTGAGGCGATCTCGTTCCGGGCCTTTAAGGGAGAAAGCATTGCTCTTGTGGGTCCAAATGGAATTGGTAAGTCTACGCTTTTAAAAACGATTATTAAGAAGCTCCCTGCCCTTGCCGGAACTATCCATTATGGAACAAACCTTTCCATTGGCTATTACGATCAGGAACAGGCGGAATTAACCTCTAATAAGCGTGTATTAAATGAGCTTTGGGATGATTATCCACTGAAAAATGAAAAAGAAATCCGAACCGTTCTTGGAAACTTCTTATTCTCTGGTGATGATGTGTTAAAAATAGTCTCCACTCTTAGCGGCGGGGAGAAAGCTCGATTAGCACTTGCGAAGCTGATGCTAGAAAAGGCCAATGTTCTCATTCTTGACGAGCCTACGAACCACCTGGACCTTGATAGTAAGGAAGTCCTTGAGAATGCACTAATTGATTATCCCGGAACCATTTTGTTTGTGTCCCATGACCGGTATTTTATAAACCGGATTGCCACTAAGGTATTGGAATTAAGCAGACATGGCAGCATGGAGTACCTTGGGGATTATGATTATTATCTTGAAAAGAAGCTCGAGCAGGAAGAATTGGCTGCATTAGCACTAGCTGAATCGTCTAAAAAGGCTGCTCAGCAAGAAGCTTTCGAGAAGAACTCTTATCAACAGGATAAAGAAAGCAAAAAGCTGGAGCGCCAGCGCAAAAGGAAATTAGAAGAAATCGAGTTACGGATTGAAGAGCTTGAGGAACAGATTCAGGAGTGCGAACAGCAGTTATGTAACCCAGAGGTTTTTCAAAATCACGAAAAAGTGTTAGAAATTAACATAAAAAGCGAAAAAGCGAAGGCAGAGCTTGAGCACTTGATGGAAGAGTGGGCTGAGCTGGCAGATTAA
- a CDS encoding sugar phosphate isomerase/epimerase, translating to MKLGLFTVPYQGLSFDAMLDKMCELGIEAIELGTGNYPGNHHCNPDVLLDEQEKIKAFKKAVESRGLMVSALSCHGNPLHPDQTIAQKAHDVWRKTVLLAEQLEVPVVNTFSGCPGDHPGAKYPNWVTCAWPPDFLEILNWQWNEQVIPYWKEEAQFAKEHGIKVAFEMHPGFVVYNPETLLKIREHAGNNIGANFDPSHIIWQGIDPVEAIKTLGREKAIFHFHAKDTYLDDSNIRKNGVLDTKHYSEIVNRSWSFRSVGYGQEEKVWKDIVSILRAVGYDYVLSIEHEDMLASIDEGLGKAITLLKGSLFKEKNVDMWWA from the coding sequence GTGAAATTAGGTCTCTTTACTGTTCCTTATCAGGGCTTGTCTTTTGATGCGATGTTGGATAAGATGTGTGAGCTAGGGATTGAAGCGATTGAATTAGGTACGGGAAATTATCCTGGGAATCATCATTGTAATCCAGATGTATTACTAGATGAACAGGAAAAAATAAAGGCGTTTAAAAAGGCAGTGGAAAGCAGAGGGTTGATGGTTAGTGCTCTAAGCTGTCATGGGAATCCACTCCATCCCGATCAAACCATTGCTCAAAAAGCACATGATGTATGGCGTAAAACGGTGTTGCTTGCTGAACAATTAGAAGTACCGGTTGTCAATACGTTTTCGGGGTGTCCAGGTGATCATCCTGGTGCGAAATACCCAAATTGGGTGACCTGCGCTTGGCCGCCGGATTTTTTGGAAATTTTGAACTGGCAATGGAATGAACAAGTTATTCCTTATTGGAAGGAAGAAGCGCAATTTGCGAAAGAGCATGGAATAAAGGTAGCTTTTGAAATGCATCCAGGATTTGTCGTATACAACCCGGAAACTCTTTTGAAGATTAGAGAGCATGCAGGTAATAATATTGGAGCAAACTTTGATCCGAGCCACATAATCTGGCAAGGAATTGATCCTGTTGAAGCTATTAAAACTTTAGGTCGAGAGAAAGCGATTTTCCACTTCCATGCAAAGGACACCTATTTAGACGATTCCAATATCCGAAAAAATGGTGTTTTAGATACAAAGCACTATAGTGAAATCGTCAATCGCTCCTGGTCGTTTCGTTCGGTTGGTTATGGTCAGGAAGAAAAGGTTTGGAAAGACATTGTCAGTATACTTCGTGCGGTTGGATATGATTATGTCCTATCGATTGAACACGAAGACATGTTAGCATCCATTGATGAAGGTTTAGGTAAAGCCATCACTCTGCTAAAAGGTTCCCTTTTTAAAGAGAAGAACGTCGATATGTGGTGGGCATAA
- a CDS encoding Gfo/Idh/MocA family oxidoreductase, producing MEKIKVGIIGTGFIGPTHIEAVRRLGFVEVIGLAESNQEAAEKKAAELGIPKAYGDYKDMLQDEEIQVVHNCTPNHLHFQINKEIILAGKHVLSEKPLAVSSQQSAELLALAREHQVVHGVNFNYRQFPSVRQLESMVRNEELGKINLVHGSYLQDWLLYETDYNWRLAPEVGGKSRAVADIGSHWCDTVQYVTGKKIAEVFADLGTVHPTRKRPKQNAATFGVNAGTREAQEQQFEDVPVNTEDLASVLVRFDDGTRGVFTVSQVSAGRKNRLSFEINGSLGSAFWNQEEPEKIWIGNRNSPNGVLLADPGLFNPDVNSAIHHPGGHNEGWPDALKNMMLHFYSFIRDGKNLSTDRPTFATFEDGHLSMLITDAILESHEHQKWTMVQVEQGVQQ from the coding sequence ATGGAAAAAATAAAGGTGGGAATAATCGGGACAGGTTTTATTGGACCAACACATATAGAGGCAGTGAGACGACTAGGGTTTGTAGAAGTGATTGGTCTAGCAGAGTCAAATCAGGAGGCTGCTGAAAAAAAAGCAGCTGAGCTTGGTATTCCTAAGGCATATGGTGATTACAAGGACATGCTGCAGGATGAAGAAATTCAGGTGGTACACAATTGTACACCGAATCACCTTCATTTTCAAATTAATAAAGAGATCATTTTAGCGGGTAAGCATGTGCTTTCGGAAAAACCGCTTGCCGTTTCTAGCCAACAATCGGCTGAATTGTTAGCATTGGCACGAGAACATCAAGTGGTTCATGGTGTTAATTTTAACTATAGACAATTCCCATCAGTCCGCCAACTAGAATCCATGGTTCGAAATGAGGAGTTAGGAAAAATAAACCTTGTTCATGGCAGTTATCTTCAAGATTGGCTTTTATATGAAACAGATTACAATTGGCGTTTAGCACCTGAAGTTGGCGGAAAATCACGTGCAGTGGCAGATATTGGTTCCCACTGGTGTGATACGGTTCAATATGTAACAGGAAAGAAGATTGCTGAGGTATTTGCAGATTTGGGCACGGTCCATCCGACCCGAAAAAGGCCAAAACAGAATGCTGCTACGTTTGGAGTGAACGCTGGAACTAGGGAAGCTCAGGAACAGCAATTTGAAGATGTTCCCGTAAATACAGAAGATCTTGCATCTGTTCTCGTTCGATTTGATGATGGAACACGTGGTGTATTTACTGTTTCACAGGTAAGCGCTGGACGGAAAAATCGGTTAAGTTTTGAAATTAATGGTAGCCTTGGTTCTGCATTTTGGAACCAAGAAGAACCTGAAAAAATTTGGATTGGTAATCGAAATAGTCCGAATGGAGTGTTACTTGCAGATCCTGGATTGTTCAATCCAGACGTGAATTCAGCTATTCACCATCCTGGAGGGCATAACGAAGGCTGGCCAGATGCATTGAAAAATATGATGTTACATTTCTATTCTTTTATTCGTGATGGAAAAAATTTATCGACCGATCGACCTACATTTGCAACCTTTGAAGATGGTCATCTATCAATGCTTATTACGGATGCAATCTTAGAAAGTCATGAGCATCAAAAATGGACAATGGTGCAAGTGGAACAGGGGGTGCAACAGTGA